One window of Methylococcus sp. EFPC2 genomic DNA carries:
- the hypD gene encoding hydrogenase formation protein HypD, producing the protein MKYLSEFRDPAAARRLADAIAATVTRPWTLMEVCGGQTHSIMKYGIDRLLPESVELIHGPGCPVCVTPLEYIDKAIAIAETPGAILCTFGDMLRVPGSGRDLLSVKAAGGDVRAVYSPLDALKIARAHPDRQVVFFSVGFETTAPGTAMAAFQAQRDAIANFSLLVCHVRVPPAMEAILSSPNNRVQGFLAAGHVCAVMGYAEYEPIAERYRVPIVVTGFEPLDILAGIHDCLVQLEQGRHEVSNEYARAVTHDGNVPAQALMRQVFCVVDRQWRGLGSIAQSGLGLSADYASLDAESRFELHALSTPEPAECLSGLVLQGALKPDRCPAFGSRCTPEHPLGATMVSSEGACAAYYRYRHTATATPAETA; encoded by the coding sequence ATGAAATACCTCAGCGAATTCCGCGACCCGGCCGCCGCCCGTAGATTGGCGGATGCCATCGCCGCCACGGTCACGAGGCCCTGGACGCTGATGGAAGTCTGCGGCGGCCAGACCCATTCCATCATGAAATACGGCATAGATCGGCTGCTGCCGGAAAGCGTCGAACTGATCCACGGGCCCGGCTGCCCGGTCTGCGTGACGCCTTTGGAATACATCGACAAGGCCATCGCCATCGCCGAAACGCCGGGCGCGATCCTGTGCACCTTCGGCGACATGCTCCGGGTGCCGGGCTCGGGCCGCGACCTGCTGTCGGTGAAGGCCGCGGGCGGCGACGTGCGGGCGGTATACTCGCCGCTGGACGCACTCAAGATCGCCCGCGCGCACCCGGACAGGCAAGTGGTTTTTTTCTCGGTCGGCTTCGAAACCACCGCGCCCGGCACGGCTATGGCGGCCTTCCAGGCCCAACGAGATGCCATCGCCAATTTCTCGCTGCTGGTCTGCCACGTGCGCGTGCCGCCGGCCATGGAAGCCATCCTTTCCTCACCCAACAACCGCGTGCAGGGCTTCCTGGCCGCCGGCCATGTCTGCGCGGTCATGGGCTATGCGGAATACGAGCCCATCGCCGAGCGCTATCGAGTGCCCATCGTGGTCACCGGCTTCGAACCGCTGGACATCCTCGCCGGCATCCACGATTGCCTCGTGCAACTGGAACAAGGCCGCCACGAGGTGAGCAACGAATACGCGCGCGCCGTGACCCACGACGGCAACGTTCCCGCGCAAGCGCTGATGCGCCAAGTGTTCTGCGTGGTCGACCGGCAATGGCGCGGACTGGGCAGCATCGCGCAAAGCGGCCTGGGCTTGAGCGCAGACTATGCCAGCCTGGACGCGGAAAGCCGCTTCGAGCTGCACGCCCTGTCCACACCGGAACCGGCCGAATGTCTAAGCGGGCTGGTGCTGCAAGGCGCCCTCAAGCCCGACCGCTGTCCGGCATTCGGCAGCCGCTGCACGCCCGAACATCCGCTGGGGGCCACCATGGTGTCCTCGGAAGGCGCCTGCGCGGCCTATTACCGCTATCGCCATACGGCCACCGCTACTCCCGCCGAAACCGCCTGA
- a CDS encoding glycerophosphodiester phosphodiesterase — protein sequence MLQHVRKQSILALATMVALNAGCAEASDLPTLTGAAPIVIGHRGASGYRPEHTLASYALAIELGADYIEPDLVLTQDGHLIARHEPAIGGTTDVADHPEFADRKTTKVLDGVPVTDWFASDFTLAEIKTLKAKERLPALRPGNTAYDGLYEIPTLDEVIELAKRKGEETGRTIGIYPEIKHSTFHAGLFGEHVFEDKLLKKLHKEYGNSECAPVFIQSFEVGNLRYLARKTHIKRVQLVDANGVNADGSISLVPPSRQPYDFVVSGDARTFGDLLTDEGLDFVKSYADAIGPWKPYLVKTVDDGVDRNGDGRLTINDRLVVGSTGVIEQAHEKGLLVHTWTFRNDSSGYGFSDPQAEIRYYFELGVDGLFTDFADTGVAARAELVEADDRARLSGQCAYRHEHGRHERQGERHRD from the coding sequence ATGTTGCAGCATGTACGCAAGCAATCCATTCTGGCCCTGGCGACCATGGTGGCCCTAAACGCCGGCTGCGCCGAGGCATCCGATCTGCCCACCTTGACCGGCGCGGCGCCCATCGTCATCGGCCACCGCGGCGCGTCCGGCTATCGGCCGGAACACACCCTCGCGAGTTACGCCCTGGCCATCGAGTTGGGGGCCGACTACATCGAGCCCGACCTCGTTCTGACCCAGGACGGCCACTTGATCGCCCGTCACGAGCCGGCGATAGGCGGTACCACGGACGTGGCCGACCATCCCGAATTCGCCGACCGCAAGACCACCAAGGTGCTCGACGGCGTGCCGGTCACCGACTGGTTCGCCAGCGATTTCACCCTGGCCGAGATCAAGACGCTGAAGGCCAAGGAGCGCCTGCCCGCGCTGCGCCCCGGCAACACCGCCTACGACGGTTTGTACGAGATTCCGACCCTGGACGAGGTCATCGAACTGGCCAAGCGCAAGGGCGAGGAAACCGGTCGTACCATAGGCATTTATCCCGAAATCAAGCATTCCACCTTCCATGCCGGCCTGTTCGGCGAGCACGTATTCGAGGACAAGCTGCTGAAAAAGCTGCATAAGGAATACGGCAACAGCGAATGCGCGCCGGTGTTCATCCAGTCCTTCGAAGTGGGCAACCTGCGCTATCTGGCCAGAAAGACCCACATCAAACGGGTGCAGTTGGTCGACGCCAACGGCGTGAATGCCGACGGCTCGATCTCGCTGGTGCCGCCCTCCAGGCAGCCCTATGACTTCGTCGTGTCGGGCGATGCGCGCACTTTCGGCGACCTGCTCACCGACGAGGGGCTGGATTTCGTGAAGAGCTACGCCGACGCCATCGGACCCTGGAAGCCCTATCTGGTCAAGACGGTGGATGACGGCGTGGACCGCAACGGCGACGGCCGGCTCACCATCAACGACCGGTTGGTGGTCGGCAGCACCGGGGTGATCGAGCAGGCGCACGAGAAAGGCTTGCTGGTGCACACCTGGACCTTCCGCAACGATTCCAGCGGTTACGGTTTCAGCGATCCGCAGGCGGAAATCAGATACTACTTCGAACTGGGCGTCGACGGCCTGTTCACCGATTTTGCCGACACCGGCGTGGCCGCGCGCGCCGAACTAGTGGAGGCGGATGATCGTGCCCGGTTATCGGGCCAGTGCGCGTATCGCCACGAACACGGTCGACACGAACGGCAAGGCGAGCGCCACCGCGACTAA
- a CDS encoding alkaline phosphatase, translating into MQTKISGTIKKTAWPVLFLALSGAAYADGDAPRVEQGIQFGDVSEGRAVVWSRSDRPARLWVEYAFNPEFTDAKVVRGPHALELTDYTARQDLVGLPSGKDVYVKVWFEDLTNARNKSEPVLGRFHTIGKREDIRFVWGGDTAGQGWGINTAFGGMKIYEAMRLAQPQFFIQSGDSVYSDSPITATKPAENGQIWTNLVEYGVDKVAETLDEFRGRYKYNLLDENYRRFNAEVPQIWQWDDHEVVNNWSDAKDLSNDPRYTVKDVPLLVARASEAFREYAPLRPHTADEPDRIYRKIAYGPLLDVFVIDMRNYRGPNTANLQAQEGPETAFLGEAQLRWLEKGLKESRATWKVVSADMPIGLNIGDGVDAAGNARWEAVANGNDGPAAGRELEIARLLSFIKREHVDNVVWLTADVHYAAAHYYDPAKAGTREFKPFWEFVAGPLNAGSFGPNTTDGTFGPQVVFSKAPPAGQVNLSPYAGLQFFGEVDIDHKTRDLTVDLKDLYGASVFRKTLKAEGGERHEHD; encoded by the coding sequence ATGCAGACGAAAATTTCCGGCACGATCAAGAAAACCGCTTGGCCGGTCTTATTCCTGGCCTTGAGCGGTGCGGCGTATGCGGACGGCGACGCGCCCAGGGTGGAGCAGGGCATACAGTTCGGCGACGTGAGCGAAGGGCGCGCCGTCGTGTGGAGCCGCAGCGACCGCCCCGCTCGCTTGTGGGTGGAATACGCGTTCAATCCCGAATTCACCGATGCCAAGGTCGTCCGCGGTCCGCATGCGCTGGAGCTTACCGACTACACCGCGCGTCAGGACCTGGTGGGCCTCCCCTCGGGCAAGGACGTTTACGTCAAGGTCTGGTTCGAGGACCTGACCAATGCCCGCAACAAGAGCGAGCCGGTGCTTGGCCGTTTCCACACCATCGGCAAACGGGAGGACATCCGTTTCGTCTGGGGCGGTGATACGGCGGGGCAGGGCTGGGGCATCAATACCGCCTTCGGTGGCATGAAGATTTACGAAGCCATGCGCCTGGCGCAGCCGCAGTTCTTCATCCAGAGCGGCGACAGCGTTTATTCGGACAGTCCGATCACGGCGACCAAGCCGGCCGAAAATGGCCAGATTTGGACCAATCTCGTCGAATACGGCGTCGACAAGGTCGCCGAAACGCTGGACGAATTTCGCGGCCGCTACAAATACAACCTGCTGGACGAAAACTATCGCCGTTTCAACGCCGAGGTGCCGCAGATTTGGCAGTGGGACGACCACGAAGTGGTCAACAACTGGTCGGACGCCAAGGATCTGAGCAACGACCCGCGCTACACGGTCAAGGACGTGCCGCTGCTGGTCGCCCGCGCGAGTGAGGCTTTCCGCGAATACGCGCCGCTGCGCCCGCACACGGCCGACGAGCCGGACCGCATCTACCGCAAGATCGCCTACGGCCCGCTGCTGGACGTATTCGTGATCGACATGCGCAACTACCGCGGCCCGAACACGGCCAATCTGCAGGCCCAGGAAGGTCCCGAGACGGCCTTCCTGGGCGAGGCACAACTGCGTTGGCTGGAAAAAGGGCTGAAGGAGTCGCGCGCCACCTGGAAGGTGGTTTCCGCTGACATGCCCATCGGCCTCAACATCGGCGACGGCGTCGATGCGGCGGGTAATGCGCGCTGGGAAGCCGTCGCCAACGGCAACGACGGCCCGGCCGCAGGCCGCGAATTGGAAATCGCCCGCTTGTTGAGCTTCATCAAGCGCGAGCACGTGGACAACGTCGTGTGGCTCACCGCCGACGTGCACTACGCGGCCGCCCACTACTACGACCCGGCCAAGGCCGGTACGCGAGAGTTCAAGCCTTTTTGGGAGTTCGTCGCCGGCCCGCTCAACGCCGGCTCCTTCGGGCCCAATACCACGGACGGCACTTTCGGACCGCAGGTCGTGTTTTCCAAGGCCCCGCCCGCCGGTCAGGTCAACCTCTCGCCCTACGCCGGCCTGCAATTCTTCGGCGAGGTCGACATCGACCACAAAACCCGCGATCTCACCGTGGACCTGAAAGATTTGTACGGCGCCTCGGTGTTCCGCAAGACGCTGAAGGCCGAAGGCGGCGAACGTCACGAGCACGATTGA
- a CDS encoding HypC/HybG/HupF family hydrogenase formation chaperone, translating into MCLAIPGQIISLSEAGDGMGRVSFGGVVKEVSLAFTPEAQVGDYVIVHAGFAISQLDEEEAQAALAEFKALEAMEADEAAAP; encoded by the coding sequence ATGTGCCTAGCCATACCCGGTCAAATCATCAGCCTTTCCGAAGCCGGCGACGGCATGGGCCGCGTCAGCTTCGGCGGCGTGGTCAAGGAAGTCAGCCTGGCCTTCACCCCGGAAGCCCAGGTGGGCGATTACGTCATCGTCCATGCCGGATTCGCCATCTCCCAATTGGACGAAGAAGAGGCCCAGGCCGCGCTGGCGGAATTCAAAGCCTTGGAGGCCATGGAAGCCGACGAAGCCGCTGCGCCATGA
- a CDS encoding bifunctional UDP-sugar hydrolase/5'-nucleotidase gives MKLTRIALGIALGMAANGCAHAVIPTGTTTVKIVAFNDFHGQIESPGTFRLTGASSPATPVGGVDWLAGYIAKYRAENPTTTVVSAGDLIGATPLISALFHDEPTIETMNMTGLEFNAVGNHEFDEGKEELERMQKGGCHPTDPNSCKGAEAGAPVNDEGEFAGADFKFLAANVEETATGKTIFPPYAIKHYGKVRVGFIGMTLKETPTIVTPTGVAGLQFKDEAATVNALIPKLKARGVEAIVVLVHQGGTVPTAQNASTMNSCSGDLEGTPLKPIVHALDDAVDLVISGHTHQAYNCLIANQAGRLIPVTSANSIGRILTDIDLSVDNKTGHVLAVSAQNVLVDRADATVTPDAAIKSVVDGYRALATPIANRVIGSISASLTRDSTGAGESTLGDVIADAQLEATRNPGFGDAAAAFMNPGGIRANLSYASSPAGEGDGKVTYGEAFTVQPFGNSLVTLTLTGAQIHTLLEQQFTGCTEGYPAGAPATGQPFNRILQVSAGFSYEWKEKGTACDNVDPASIKINGVTVDPAASYRVTVNNFMADGGDQLYVLTQGSDRLGGAQDIDALEAYLTAHSPVAPGARDRIGLAP, from the coding sequence ATGAAACTCACAAGAATCGCCCTGGGCATCGCCCTAGGGATGGCGGCCAACGGCTGCGCCCACGCCGTGATCCCCACCGGCACCACCACCGTCAAGATCGTGGCCTTCAACGACTTTCACGGCCAGATCGAATCGCCGGGCACTTTCCGGCTGACCGGTGCGAGTTCGCCCGCCACGCCGGTGGGCGGCGTGGACTGGCTGGCCGGCTACATCGCCAAATACAGGGCCGAGAATCCAACCACGACGGTGGTATCCGCGGGCGATTTGATCGGTGCGACGCCTTTGATTTCCGCCTTGTTCCACGACGAGCCGACCATCGAAACCATGAACATGACGGGCCTGGAATTCAACGCCGTCGGCAATCACGAGTTCGACGAAGGCAAGGAAGAACTCGAGCGCATGCAGAAAGGCGGCTGCCATCCCACCGACCCGAACTCCTGCAAGGGCGCCGAAGCCGGCGCGCCGGTCAACGACGAAGGCGAATTCGCCGGCGCGGATTTCAAGTTCCTCGCCGCCAACGTGGAAGAAACCGCCACCGGCAAGACGATCTTCCCGCCCTACGCCATCAAGCATTACGGCAAGGTGCGGGTCGGATTCATCGGCATGACGCTGAAGGAAACCCCCACCATCGTCACGCCGACGGGCGTGGCCGGCCTGCAGTTCAAGGACGAGGCGGCCACCGTCAACGCGCTGATACCCAAGCTCAAGGCGCGCGGCGTCGAGGCCATCGTGGTGCTGGTCCACCAGGGCGGCACGGTGCCGACGGCACAGAACGCCTCGACCATGAATTCCTGCTCCGGCGACCTGGAAGGCACGCCGCTCAAGCCCATCGTCCATGCGCTGGACGACGCGGTGGATCTGGTCATTTCCGGCCATACCCACCAGGCTTATAACTGCCTCATCGCCAACCAGGCCGGCCGGCTGATACCGGTGACGAGCGCCAATTCCATAGGCCGCATCCTCACCGACATCGATCTGAGCGTCGACAACAAGACCGGCCATGTCCTGGCCGTGAGCGCGCAAAACGTGCTGGTCGACCGTGCCGATGCCACCGTCACGCCGGATGCGGCCATCAAGTCGGTCGTGGACGGCTACAGGGCGTTGGCCACCCCCATCGCCAACCGCGTCATCGGCTCGATCTCCGCCAGCCTCACTCGCGACAGCACGGGCGCGGGCGAATCGACCCTGGGCGACGTGATCGCCGACGCGCAACTGGAAGCGACCCGGAATCCGGGCTTCGGAGACGCCGCCGCGGCCTTTATGAACCCGGGCGGCATACGCGCCAACCTGAGTTATGCGTCCAGCCCCGCCGGCGAAGGCGACGGCAAGGTCACCTACGGCGAGGCCTTCACCGTGCAGCCCTTCGGCAACAGCCTGGTGACGCTCACCCTGACGGGCGCGCAGATCCACACGCTGCTGGAACAGCAGTTCACCGGCTGCACCGAGGGCTATCCGGCGGGCGCTCCGGCCACGGGTCAGCCGTTCAACCGCATCCTGCAGGTTTCCGCGGGATTCAGCTACGAATGGAAAGAAAAGGGCACGGCCTGCGACAACGTCGATCCCGCCAGCATCAAGATCAACGGGGTGACGGTAGACCCGGCCGCCAGCTACCGCGTGACGGTCAACAACTTCATGGCCGACGGCGGCGACCAACTCTACGTCCTTACCCAGGGCAGCGACCGGCTGGGCGGCGCACAGGACATCGACGCGCTGGAAGCCTACCTCACGGCCCACTCGCCGGTGGCACCGGGCGCACGGGACCGCATCGGCCTGGCCCCCTGA
- the parE gene encoding DNA topoisomerase IV subunit B, giving the protein MSNSYDASAIEVLSGLDPVRKRPGMYTDTSRPNHLAQEVIDNGVDEALAGFARNIEVKLLADGGVDVRDDGRGMPVDIHPEEGVSGVEVILTKLHAGGKFSHKNYRYSGGLHGVGVSVVNALSARLEVEIRRGGKTYAMSFAQGEKTSELAETGTCKARETGTTVRFWPEARYFDTPRIAVPRLKHLLRAKAVLCPGLRIALLDEASGEQEVWHYENGLPQYLLDQIGDVECLPEQPFVGNMEASGEAADWAVVWANEVREAVAESYVNLVPTPQGGTHVNGLRAGLTEAMREFCDFRNLLPRGIKIAPEDVWERCQYVLSVKMQEPQFSGQTKERLSSRECVAFVSGVAKDAFSLWLNQHPAAGEGIAALIIESAQKRLRASRQVVRKKVTSGPALPGKLADCSSQDTNLTELFLVEGDSAGGSAKQAREREFQAIMPLRGKILNTWEVESDGVLASQEVHDIALALGVDPGSTDVSQLRYGKVCILADADSDGNHIATLLCALFVRHFRPLVEAGHVFVAMPPLYRIDVGKQVYYALDEAEKKGVLDRIEAEKIKGKVNVQRFKGLGEMNPSQLRETTMNPDTRRLVQLTLDDQAATDQQLDMLLAKKRASDRKVWLEEKGNLAEVL; this is encoded by the coding sequence ATGAGCAATAGCTACGACGCCTCCGCCATCGAAGTGCTGAGCGGCCTCGATCCCGTGCGCAAGCGGCCGGGCATGTACACCGACACCTCCCGCCCCAACCATCTGGCCCAGGAAGTCATCGACAACGGCGTGGACGAAGCCCTGGCCGGTTTCGCCCGCAACATCGAGGTCAAACTGCTGGCCGACGGCGGGGTGGACGTGCGCGACGACGGCCGCGGCATGCCGGTGGACATTCACCCCGAGGAAGGCGTGTCCGGCGTGGAGGTGATCCTGACCAAGCTGCATGCCGGCGGCAAGTTCTCGCACAAGAACTACCGCTATTCCGGCGGCTTGCACGGCGTGGGCGTGTCGGTGGTGAATGCCCTATCGGCCCGGCTGGAGGTGGAAATCCGCCGCGGCGGCAAGACTTACGCGATGAGCTTCGCCCAGGGCGAGAAAACTTCGGAACTGGCGGAGACCGGTACCTGCAAGGCGCGCGAGACCGGCACCACGGTGCGGTTCTGGCCCGAGGCGCGCTATTTCGATACGCCGCGCATCGCGGTTCCCCGCCTCAAGCATTTGCTGCGCGCCAAGGCCGTGCTCTGTCCCGGCCTGCGCATCGCCCTGCTGGACGAAGCCAGCGGCGAACAGGAAGTCTGGCATTACGAGAACGGCCTGCCGCAATATCTGCTGGACCAGATCGGCGACGTGGAATGCCTGCCCGAGCAACCTTTCGTCGGCAACATGGAAGCCAGCGGCGAGGCGGCCGACTGGGCCGTGGTCTGGGCCAACGAGGTGCGCGAAGCGGTGGCCGAGAGCTATGTCAACCTGGTGCCCACACCGCAGGGCGGCACCCACGTCAACGGCCTGCGCGCCGGACTCACCGAAGCGATGCGCGAATTCTGCGATTTCCGCAATCTCTTGCCGCGTGGCATCAAGATCGCTCCGGAAGACGTCTGGGAACGCTGCCAGTACGTGCTGTCAGTGAAGATGCAGGAGCCGCAGTTCTCCGGCCAGACCAAGGAACGCCTGAGTTCACGCGAATGCGTGGCCTTCGTCTCCGGCGTGGCCAAGGACGCCTTCAGCCTCTGGCTCAACCAGCATCCGGCGGCGGGCGAAGGCATCGCCGCGCTCATCATCGAAAGCGCCCAGAAGCGCTTGCGCGCCAGCCGGCAGGTGGTACGCAAGAAAGTCACCTCGGGTCCGGCCCTGCCCGGCAAGCTGGCCGATTGCAGCTCGCAGGACACCAATCTCACCGAGCTGTTCCTGGTGGAAGGCGATTCCGCCGGCGGTTCGGCCAAGCAGGCGCGCGAGCGTGAATTCCAGGCCATCATGCCGTTGAGAGGCAAGATCCTGAACACCTGGGAAGTGGAATCGGACGGCGTGCTGGCCTCGCAGGAAGTGCACGACATCGCCCTGGCCTTGGGCGTGGATCCCGGCTCCACCGACGTGAGCCAGTTGCGCTACGGCAAGGTCTGCATCCTGGCCGATGCCGATTCCGACGGCAATCACATCGCCACCCTGCTGTGCGCCCTGTTCGTGCGCCATTTCCGCCCCCTGGTCGAAGCCGGCCACGTCTTCGTCGCCATGCCGCCGCTCTACCGCATCGACGTCGGCAAGCAGGTTTACTACGCGCTGGACGAAGCGGAGAAGAAAGGTGTGCTGGACCGCATCGAGGCCGAGAAGATCAAGGGCAAGGTCAACGTGCAGCGCTTCAAGGGCCTGGGCGAAATGAATCCATCCCAACTTCGCGAAACCACCATGAACCCCGACACCCGCCGCCTGGTACAGCTCACCCTGGACGACCAGGCCGCCACCGACCAGCAACTCGACATGCTGCTGGCCAAGAAGCGCGCCTCGGATAGAAAAGTGTGGCTGGAAGAAAAGGGCAATCTGGCGGAGGTCTTGTAG
- the hypE gene encoding hydrogenase expression/formation protein HypE, with translation MNENPDFQLACPTPIGIYEHVVMAHGGGGRLMQQLLDKLVQPAFANPYLAARHDSAVFEQGGQRYAFTTDSYVVKPMFFPGGDIGKLAVCGTLNDLAMAGAKPLFLSAGLIIEEGLPLADLQRILNSMAETARAAGALIVTGDTKVVDRGKGDGLYINTAGIGLIEHGGTIAPASVRPGDAVLINGDIGRHGIAIMAQREGLAFETTIESDCADLSGLVGALLEAGIEIHCLRDLTRGGLASALIEIAQAAGVNIEVREADIPVREDVQGACEILGFDPLYVANEGRLAAFVPADQAERALAALRQHPLGADAAIIGQVPGSSSGAVNLQTAFGINRPLDLLSGEQLPRIC, from the coding sequence ATGAACGAAAACCCCGACTTCCAGCTCGCCTGCCCAACGCCCATCGGCATCTACGAACACGTGGTCATGGCCCACGGCGGCGGCGGCCGGCTGATGCAGCAGCTGCTGGACAAGCTGGTCCAGCCGGCCTTCGCCAATCCCTATCTGGCCGCGCGCCACGACAGCGCGGTGTTCGAGCAGGGCGGACAACGCTATGCCTTCACCACCGACTCCTATGTGGTCAAGCCCATGTTCTTCCCCGGCGGCGACATCGGCAAACTGGCGGTCTGCGGCACCCTCAACGACCTGGCGATGGCCGGAGCGAAACCGCTGTTTCTCAGCGCCGGCCTGATCATCGAGGAAGGCCTGCCGCTGGCCGATTTGCAGCGGATATTGAACTCGATGGCGGAAACGGCGCGGGCCGCGGGCGCCCTGATCGTCACCGGCGACACCAAGGTGGTCGACCGCGGCAAGGGCGACGGCCTCTACATCAACACCGCCGGCATAGGCCTGATCGAACACGGCGGCACGATAGCCCCGGCCTCGGTCCGGCCGGGCGATGCGGTTCTGATCAACGGCGACATCGGCCGGCATGGCATCGCCATCATGGCGCAGCGCGAGGGGCTGGCCTTCGAGACCACCATAGAGAGCGACTGCGCCGACCTGTCAGGCCTGGTGGGCGCGCTGCTGGAAGCCGGCATCGAAATCCACTGCCTGCGCGACCTCACCCGCGGCGGGCTGGCCAGTGCGCTGATCGAGATCGCCCAGGCCGCGGGCGTGAACATCGAAGTCCGCGAGGCCGACATTCCGGTGCGCGAAGACGTGCAGGGCGCCTGCGAGATCCTCGGCTTCGATCCGCTCTACGTGGCCAACGAAGGCCGCCTCGCCGCCTTCGTCCCCGCCGATCAGGCCGAGCGGGCACTGGCCGCCCTGCGCCAGCATCCCCTCGGCGCGGATGCGGCCATCATCGGGCAGGTGCCGGGGTCTTCATCCGGCGCGGTGAACCTGCAAACGGCGTTCGGCATAAACCGCCCGCTGGACCTGCTGAGCGGGGAGCAGTTGCCGAGGATATGCTGA